Proteins encoded within one genomic window of Synechococcus sp. PCC 7335:
- a CDS encoding polysaccharide biosynthesis tyrosine autokinase, with protein sequence MSSANPPVLRDIIQEPDQEGGLRLGRVVDVLKRHVFLITGITALATSAVVARALTETPLYRADFELLTPLVTLETQIISTISPDALSNQSESVGVGLLDDTKLKILTSPRVLVSAVEELEKTYPDISYDSLKNNLTITPNDNGKTLTVQYRSDDPYKVTTVLEVVLQTYLNYSLEDRQNDIYRGVDFVNDQLPAVRARVNELEAELEALRQNSNLIDPLAQGDQLSQQMAQFTSDHLNLQVEIAQTTELYNDLQQELSRIDNEYASTSALAQSARYQSLLDQLLVVDSELADNLTVYVEDSPEVEVIEERRANLEPLLEREGVRVQEQLASRIRELNARDQALRESIATLDEQIRNLSTVTRSYNSIQRDLEIAATNLNEFLTKRETLRIEAAQQQTPWEILTPPSAPQAFSQTGKSSLLVGPILGLLLGSGIALLVDRVKGKICTVRELKDLTNVPLLATIPYNHLLEGSKASILPRYEATRQPIYFNEGVQHLDRTTGPFLEAFKLLATNVCQGGSQDIAKSFSVSSAVPNEGKSTISFYLAHASASLGKRTLLVDADLRHPTLHRLCNLPNEKGLSDYIAGDALLDESFVNLAVDENLFFMSSGSIAVDPAKVLASKKIEEFFQQIYKTFDVIIFDTPPLLGFADSLMVAQITQGLLLTVRLGEIKSSQLQQALDRLYTARVPVMGIVANGSREDDDSLYAYQQYYKEALEEDSSAILTPAINLSNGAAGK encoded by the coding sequence ATGTCTTCTGCTAATCCACCAGTACTAAGAGACATCATTCAAGAACCAGACCAAGAAGGTGGGTTACGGCTCGGTCGAGTCGTAGATGTGTTGAAACGTCACGTCTTCTTAATTACAGGTATAACGGCCTTAGCAACGTCAGCGGTAGTGGCCCGTGCCCTGACCGAAACACCGCTCTATCGAGCAGATTTTGAGCTGTTAACACCGCTTGTAACCCTAGAAACTCAGATAATTTCAACGATTAGTCCAGATGCTCTTAGCAATCAATCGGAGTCAGTTGGTGTAGGGTTATTAGATGATACCAAGTTAAAAATATTGACGAGTCCTCGGGTACTGGTCTCAGCTGTAGAAGAACTTGAGAAAACCTATCCCGATATCAGTTACGACAGCCTAAAAAACAATCTTACAATTACGCCAAATGACAATGGGAAAACATTAACTGTACAGTATCGGAGCGATGATCCCTATAAGGTCACGACAGTTTTAGAGGTTGTTCTGCAGACGTACCTCAACTACAGCTTAGAAGATCGGCAGAATGATATCTATAGAGGAGTTGATTTTGTAAATGATCAGCTACCTGCTGTAAGAGCACGTGTCAATGAGTTGGAAGCAGAATTAGAAGCCTTGCGTCAAAACTCCAATTTAATTGATCCTTTAGCGCAAGGCGATCAGTTATCACAGCAAATGGCTCAATTCACCTCTGATCATTTGAACTTGCAGGTAGAAATCGCACAAACCACAGAGCTTTATAACGACTTACAACAGGAATTGAGTCGAATAGACAACGAATATGCTTCAACTTCTGCCTTGGCACAGAGCGCTCGCTATCAGTCTTTGCTTGATCAACTCCTAGTAGTTGATAGTGAGCTTGCTGACAACCTGACCGTATATGTAGAGGACAGTCCAGAAGTAGAAGTAATAGAAGAGCGTCGAGCCAACTTAGAACCACTGTTAGAGCGAGAAGGGGTTCGGGTGCAAGAGCAACTCGCGAGTCGTATTCGCGAGCTTAATGCTCGAGATCAGGCTTTGCGAGAGTCAATCGCAACACTAGACGAACAAATTCGAAATCTATCTACTGTGACTCGTAGCTACAACTCTATTCAGAGGGATTTGGAGATTGCAGCGACTAATCTGAACGAATTTCTGACCAAGCGGGAGACTTTACGAATTGAGGCTGCGCAACAGCAAACGCCATGGGAAATACTAACACCACCTTCTGCACCACAAGCGTTTTCTCAGACTGGCAAAAGCAGTCTTCTAGTTGGTCCAATCCTAGGCTTGTTGCTTGGTTCAGGTATAGCTTTGCTCGTCGACCGTGTTAAAGGCAAGATCTGCACTGTCAGAGAGCTCAAAGATTTGACAAATGTTCCACTGCTAGCAACAATCCCATACAACCACTTGTTGGAAGGGAGCAAGGCTTCAATATTACCAAGGTATGAAGCTACCCGGCAGCCCATTTATTTTAATGAAGGCGTTCAGCACCTAGATAGAACAACAGGTCCTTTCTTAGAAGCGTTTAAGCTTTTAGCTACAAATGTCTGCCAGGGTGGCTCTCAAGATATAGCGAAGTCTTTTTCGGTTAGTTCTGCTGTGCCGAATGAAGGCAAAAGTACGATTAGCTTTTATCTAGCCCATGCCAGTGCATCTTTGGGTAAGCGAACCTTGTTAGTCGATGCCGACCTAAGACATCCTACGCTTCATCGGTTGTGTAATCTTCCAAATGAGAAAGGACTATCGGACTACATCGCTGGTGATGCCTTGCTAGACGAAAGCTTTGTCAATCTAGCGGTGGATGAGAATTTATTCTTCATGTCGTCTGGCTCTATAGCAGTAGATCCGGCCAAAGTACTTGCTTCGAAAAAAATAGAGGAGTTTTTCCAACAAATCTATAAGACATTCGATGTAATCATTTTCGATACGCCTCCGCTGCTGGGCTTTGCCGATAGTCTTATGGTTGCTCAAATAACACAGGGGCTTCTACTGACTGTACGCCTAGGCGAAATTAAGTCTTCCCAGCTGCAGCAGGCTTTAGATAGACTGTACACCGCAAGAGTCCCTGTAATGGGAATAGTAGCCAATGGCTCGAGAGAAGATGATGATAGCTTGTACGCCTATCAGCAATACTATAAAGAGGCCCTGGAAGAAGACAGCTCAGCAATTCTTACACCAGCTATTAATCTAAGTAACGGCGCAGCTGGCAAATAG
- a CDS encoding SLBB domain-containing protein has product MTSQKVFTRPGILFRKDYHLALACTLSSVVFAVQLPIRAAEYETQNLPVLEAPPEVPAAVNSLDAATPVTTAAPPNDGIIPSSGFPTVESYTLGAGDQVRVDIFQLPEYSSEYEVLIDGTLSLPIVGQVAVAGLTLEQAERTISQAYAQRLRRPIIEIFLVTPRPLRVGIAGEVARPGEYILEREGTQFPSLVNALETAGGITQSADLRQVVVQRPDSSGGVQTFVANLWQFLNTGDLQYNLALQDGDTIYIPTRSDFDYAESLQLSAASFAAEGSQALNVAVVGEVLRPGPYAVSGSSSSRDNGTSAGSNGARQPTVSQAIQTAGGIQPEADLREVKIYRRTRNGTQLVIDVNLWALLTDGDITKDVALQEGDTVFVPEAETLIASEITEAASASFSPETIRINVVGEVEDPGAVEIPPNTPLSQGLLAAGGFNNRARQENVELIRLNPNGTATRTSIDVDFAAGLDEAENPLLRNNDVIVVGRSGIASFSDTLGSVVTPLGRAFSLFSIPLSILNLFD; this is encoded by the coding sequence ATGACTTCACAGAAAGTTTTTACCCGGCCTGGCATACTTTTCAGGAAAGATTACCACCTCGCTTTGGCTTGCACCTTATCGAGTGTTGTTTTTGCTGTTCAGCTACCTATTAGAGCAGCAGAGTATGAAACGCAGAACTTACCGGTTCTAGAGGCTCCACCAGAAGTTCCAGCAGCAGTTAATTCTCTAGACGCAGCTACGCCTGTAACTACAGCGGCGCCTCCAAACGATGGCATCATTCCTTCGAGTGGCTTCCCTACTGTAGAAAGCTATACATTAGGCGCTGGCGATCAGGTGCGGGTGGATATATTTCAGCTTCCTGAATACAGTAGTGAGTATGAAGTATTAATCGATGGTACTTTGAGCTTGCCAATAGTTGGTCAGGTTGCAGTTGCCGGATTAACGCTAGAGCAGGCCGAACGAACTATTTCACAAGCCTATGCTCAGAGACTACGTCGGCCTATAATTGAGATATTCTTGGTCACTCCGCGACCGCTGAGAGTTGGTATCGCAGGCGAAGTCGCCAGGCCTGGAGAATATATTCTAGAGAGAGAGGGCACTCAATTCCCTTCTCTAGTCAACGCCCTAGAAACAGCCGGTGGCATTACCCAGTCCGCTGATTTGAGGCAGGTGGTTGTGCAGCGCCCCGACTCGTCTGGGGGTGTTCAAACTTTTGTAGCCAATCTATGGCAATTTCTAAACACAGGAGATTTGCAGTACAACCTGGCACTTCAGGACGGTGATACCATCTATATACCGACGAGAAGCGATTTCGATTATGCCGAATCGCTACAGCTCTCGGCAGCTAGTTTTGCAGCTGAAGGCTCTCAGGCGCTGAATGTAGCGGTTGTAGGAGAGGTTCTTAGACCCGGACCGTACGCTGTGAGTGGTAGTTCGAGCAGTCGTGATAATGGCACATCGGCTGGCTCAAATGGGGCAAGGCAACCTACAGTTAGCCAAGCCATTCAAACCGCTGGTGGTATCCAACCAGAAGCTGATCTGCGGGAGGTGAAGATCTACCGTCGAACTCGTAACGGGACGCAGCTAGTTATTGATGTGAATCTGTGGGCACTGCTAACTGATGGAGATATCACCAAAGATGTTGCTCTACAAGAGGGAGATACTGTCTTTGTACCTGAGGCAGAAACCTTGATTGCCAGTGAAATCACTGAAGCAGCTAGCGCTAGTTTCTCTCCAGAGACGATTCGGATTAACGTCGTAGGGGAAGTGGAAGATCCTGGTGCCGTTGAGATACCACCTAACACCCCGCTCAGTCAGGGTTTGCTAGCAGCAGGTGGATTTAACAACCGAGCTAGGCAAGAGAATGTCGAACTCATCAGGCTAAACCCTAATGGAACCGCAACTCGCACTTCTATTGATGTTGATTTTGCCGCAGGTCTTGACGAGGCGGAAAATCCACTGCTACGTAATAATGACGTTATCGTGGTAGGGCGCTCAGGAATAGCTAGCTTCTCAGATACACTAGGCAGCGTAGTAACGCCTTTAGGTAGAGCGTTTTCACTATTCTCGATTCCTCTATCAATTTTAAATTTATTTGACTAG
- a CDS encoding WecB/TagA/CpsF family glycosyltransferase, translating to MKPQSVEVIGLPITALRLSEQVNLMVEWGKQRLSKVVCVANVHMLVESQRDNHLRSILNRADLVTPDGMPLVWMMRSLGEESQDRVAGMDIFETACKLCQEKNVSIYLIGSTKSVLDTMEARLHKEFPDLKIAGLESPPFRPLSNREDEETVERINRSGAGITFVSLGCPKQERWMEAHRGRLNSVMVGVGAVFPVYAGLQKRAPKWTRELGLEWLYRLVQEPQRLFGRYFNTIPPFVYLAVKQLSITRKPQRRLVFSKGLRKGF from the coding sequence ATGAAACCACAAAGTGTCGAAGTTATAGGTCTTCCCATCACTGCCCTTAGACTGAGTGAGCAAGTCAATCTTATGGTTGAGTGGGGTAAGCAGCGTTTGAGTAAAGTGGTCTGCGTCGCAAACGTTCATATGCTAGTTGAGTCGCAGCGCGATAATCACCTTAGAAGTATCTTGAATAGAGCGGATCTGGTTACGCCAGATGGTATGCCCTTAGTATGGATGATGCGATCGCTAGGCGAAGAATCACAAGATCGTGTTGCTGGTATGGATATCTTCGAGACAGCCTGTAAGCTTTGCCAAGAAAAGAACGTTTCTATCTATTTAATAGGCTCTACAAAATCCGTTTTGGATACCATGGAAGCTCGACTGCACAAAGAATTTCCAGATCTAAAGATTGCAGGGTTAGAGTCTCCTCCTTTTCGGCCGCTAAGCAACAGGGAAGATGAGGAAACCGTTGAAAGAATTAACCGTAGCGGTGCGGGGATCACTTTTGTATCTCTAGGCTGTCCGAAACAGGAACGTTGGATGGAAGCACATCGAGGCAGACTAAACTCTGTCATGGTTGGCGTAGGAGCCGTCTTTCCTGTCTATGCAGGTTTACAGAAGCGTGCCCCAAAGTGGACTAGAGAACTTGGTTTAGAATGGCTCTATCGTCTGGTCCAAGAACCCCAGCGATTGTTTGGCCGTTACTTCAACACTATTCCGCCCTTTGTGTATTTGGCAGTGAAGCAGCTAAGTATTACTAGGAAACCACAGCGCCGATTGGTCTTCTCTAAAGGTCTAAGAAAAGGCTTCTAA
- a CDS encoding DDE-type integrase/transposase/recombinase, which produces MDETYCKIKEVWKYRYHAVNSVSNTLDPYSVLSGMPKLLNAF; this is translated from the coding sequence ATGGATGAGACCTACTGCAAAATAAAAGAGGTGTGGAAGTACCGCTATCACGCTGTGAACTCTGTGAGCAATACCTTAGATCCATACTCAGTGCTCAGCGGGATGCCAAAGCTACTCAACGCTTTCTAA
- a CDS encoding calcium-binding protein, translating to MNTDFALYSQFDQVVSHFDGNNRDPDDIAGLPVAAALIRAADLQDKSTFFYNNNVGQPNVRGRVETMREGAAFAETLGIETYDYQEDMAETTQKLVDIFNSGKQILVLEGGRMEMTYRALELTDPGNLSNITLLSHSSANEDYDLGGTRTWSDLQRDFSQVAFRTIIDQNGGFNSSQWQWLDNTTDPLLQEVRSLMQNAERKVDDPSDAGMHFYALTGDETGDPIDAKNFFNTYLSPQGPIESVVAPTPDPVVPLDPTPEPVSPPVTLKPTVPVDSSLITLALVNANNGEIVQGYEDLSRVSQIDPNALGIDDYSLIARPSSSAIKSVKFETAAGDRIENVKPYTLFGDRKGTITGQVIDDGDYQVKVTGYSEANGGGQMLSILTVDYKVRHSSPRPDDAPSIHDVTHENVSPTTDLGVVGSSNLYIVGTDGNDTLVGDGTNQKIVGGRGKDRLVGVDESAHRPGLGEQDVLIGGIGADRYVLGNTLGAFYDDGDIGTSGLADFAEIRGFSERQDIIELHGVASDYRLGATTVRGKDNLGIFLTSGEDELIAVLKDSQQKNLSFESSAFEFVS from the coding sequence ATGAACACAGACTTTGCATTGTATTCTCAGTTTGATCAGGTCGTATCACATTTTGATGGCAACAATAGAGACCCAGATGACATAGCTGGACTACCTGTAGCAGCTGCGTTGATTAGAGCCGCAGATTTACAAGATAAGTCCACATTCTTCTACAACAACAATGTAGGGCAGCCGAACGTTCGCGGTCGTGTTGAGACTATGCGAGAAGGTGCTGCTTTTGCAGAGACACTAGGTATAGAGACTTACGACTATCAAGAAGATATGGCCGAAACAACTCAAAAACTGGTAGATATCTTCAACTCTGGTAAGCAGATTCTGGTACTAGAGGGAGGACGTATGGAAATGACCTACCGTGCTCTCGAACTGACCGACCCTGGCAATCTCAGCAACATCACACTGCTCTCTCACTCTAGTGCGAACGAAGATTACGATTTGGGTGGCACCCGTACATGGAGTGACTTACAGCGCGACTTTTCTCAAGTTGCTTTTAGGACTATCATCGACCAAAATGGCGGATTCAATAGTTCTCAATGGCAATGGCTAGACAATACAACAGATCCGCTCCTACAAGAAGTGCGATCGCTCATGCAAAATGCAGAGCGCAAGGTAGATGATCCTTCTGATGCTGGAATGCATTTCTATGCTTTGACAGGCGATGAAACGGGTGATCCAATAGATGCTAAAAACTTTTTTAACACCTATTTATCTCCTCAAGGCCCAATAGAGTCGGTGGTAGCACCAACTCCTGACCCAGTCGTTCCTCTCGATCCTACCCCCGAACCAGTATCGCCTCCTGTCACTCTTAAGCCGACGGTTCCTGTTGATAGCAGCTTAATCACGTTGGCTCTGGTGAATGCGAATAATGGCGAAATTGTTCAAGGGTATGAGGATCTAAGCCGCGTTTCGCAAATAGACCCTAACGCTTTAGGAATCGACGACTATAGTCTTATTGCTCGCCCAAGCTCCTCCGCAATCAAGAGTGTGAAGTTTGAAACGGCAGCTGGTGATCGTATTGAAAACGTCAAACCATATACGCTGTTTGGCGATCGCAAGGGAACTATTACTGGTCAGGTTATAGATGACGGTGACTACCAGGTGAAGGTAACTGGCTATAGCGAAGCTAACGGTGGTGGTCAGATGCTTTCTATACTGACAGTTGATTACAAGGTTCGCCACTCAAGCCCTCGGCCAGATGACGCACCTTCCATCCATGATGTTACGCATGAAAATGTCAGCCCAACCACTGATTTAGGCGTAGTAGGTTCCTCGAATCTATATATAGTTGGTACAGACGGCAATGATACGCTAGTCGGCGATGGTACCAACCAAAAGATCGTTGGGGGAAGAGGCAAAGACAGGCTGGTAGGAGTAGATGAGAGTGCTCATAGACCAGGCTTAGGTGAGCAGGACGTCTTGATCGGTGGAATAGGTGCCGATCGCTATGTTCTAGGTAATACTCTAGGCGCTTTCTACGACGATGGAGATATTGGTACTAGCGGCCTAGCAGACTTTGCAGAAATCCGTGGCTTTAGCGAAAGACAAGATATTATTGAGCTACATGGCGTAGCCTCAGATTATCGCCTAGGAGCAACAACAGTTAGAGGCAAAGATAATCTGGGTATATTTCTAACGTCAGGCGAAGATGAGTTGATTGCTGTGTTGAAAGACAGTCAGCAAAAAAACTTGAGTTTTGAGAGCAGTGCGTTCGAGTTTGTTTCGTAG
- a CDS encoding G8 domain-containing protein translates to MNTSNHVMEMHNNYQGMSPDGSVSNSAGKTVLWSQASEWLGRTPKAGEDVVIPKGLSVFLDDTTPELGNLVIHGNLIFGETDVRLTADNIVVFGEMTAGSETAPHEHKAEIILTGKSGDADVVLSELMDGHMGHMGGMHAQHMDNPIDNKVVIVAPGGKLSLHGAKVDSWMQLNSTANAGDRSIKLNGSPKGWGVGDTIAIAPTDFDVFEVEERVISRIEGSTVFFDRPLENKHYGQQQALGNGKVLDMRGEVTNLSRNISITGSDEGETRIDNSRENPNYYTRTGYGGHTIYMAGSDIKIDGVEFAGLGLSGELGGYPVHFHHTGDAEGSYLKNSSVHNTFQRGVVVHRTDNLLVEGNVAYETMSHSFYIEDGVETGNQFINNLAMLPRSTQQEFRVDNPRFGRKERASAFWITNPDNAFVGNHAAGVVSGQGFWFVEPDNGSGTADKKGKALKQAPIRQFEDNTAHTIMFDPYASDNLGYRFNWTGNGLELGESFTTRSDNAAIKDFTAWKIGNMAVQVGPTRNVKIEDAILAEARVMVQSKSRSRRPSDDPLQFIRPTLVAETNNKVAGRDLQSLLPKNFPGPFLHESARPLEFVEATIIGQDELEYPKRKEFQNQLTFLQGVNNLEPEPVVEPEPVVEPDPVVEPEPVVEPDPVVEPEPVVEPDPVVEPEPVVEPDPVVEPEPVVEPDPVVEPEPVVEPDPVVEPKPVIPSDSMDLLTLSLIDVATGKPIEGFEDLGALTEINRNALNFREYNLVARINRFNPSAKAVESVKFESNLGDRIEDVAPYAIFGDRNGNFKGKTFRNGSYTIEATAYSENNGKGKVLSTVSASYTVVQEPVSSEVEAQTVSINDIANSTSNVSDSGKATLDNSVITGTSRADKLYGGVGNQKISGRGGADQLTAVDTNSDMPGIGERDVLLGGKGADLYVLGNADTAFYDDGDSNSMGLSDYALIRGLTQEDTIQLHGKKSDYQLGASPLDNKQHLGIFLKSSGQEELVGIVGSGQGKSLTLDSPIFSFV, encoded by the coding sequence ATGAACACCAGTAACCATGTAATGGAAATGCACAACAACTATCAAGGTATGAGTCCAGATGGCAGCGTATCGAATTCCGCAGGGAAAACTGTACTGTGGTCGCAGGCATCTGAATGGTTGGGAAGAACACCTAAGGCTGGGGAAGATGTTGTTATCCCAAAAGGACTCTCTGTATTTCTTGATGATACTACTCCAGAACTAGGAAATCTAGTTATTCATGGCAACTTAATATTTGGCGAGACTGATGTCAGACTTACGGCTGACAACATTGTTGTGTTTGGCGAAATGACAGCAGGAAGTGAGACGGCCCCTCACGAACACAAGGCTGAGATTATCTTAACTGGTAAGTCGGGAGATGCTGATGTTGTTCTTTCAGAACTAATGGATGGCCATATGGGCCATATGGGAGGAATGCATGCACAGCATATGGACAACCCTATCGATAACAAAGTTGTTATTGTAGCGCCTGGTGGCAAGCTGTCGCTGCATGGTGCTAAGGTCGATAGCTGGATGCAGCTAAACTCGACAGCAAATGCGGGTGATAGGTCCATCAAACTCAACGGATCACCTAAAGGATGGGGGGTCGGTGACACAATTGCGATCGCCCCTACTGACTTCGATGTGTTTGAGGTAGAAGAGCGAGTCATTAGCCGTATCGAAGGCTCAACTGTATTCTTTGATCGCCCTTTGGAGAACAAGCATTACGGTCAGCAGCAGGCATTGGGTAACGGTAAGGTGCTCGATATGCGCGGTGAGGTGACTAATTTGTCACGCAACATTAGTATCACCGGGTCGGATGAGGGAGAAACTAGAATTGATAACAGTCGTGAGAACCCTAACTATTACACTCGAACTGGCTACGGTGGACACACCATATATATGGCTGGTTCTGATATCAAAATTGACGGCGTAGAATTTGCTGGATTAGGTCTTTCTGGAGAGCTAGGTGGCTATCCTGTTCATTTCCACCACACAGGTGATGCAGAAGGCTCATATTTGAAGAATTCCTCTGTTCATAACACCTTTCAGCGAGGTGTTGTTGTTCATAGAACAGATAACTTGTTAGTCGAAGGCAATGTAGCTTACGAGACAATGAGCCATAGCTTCTACATTGAAGATGGCGTAGAAACTGGCAATCAGTTCATCAACAATCTAGCTATGCTGCCTCGTTCTACTCAGCAAGAGTTTCGAGTAGATAATCCACGGTTTGGCCGCAAAGAGCGAGCTTCTGCTTTTTGGATCACTAACCCTGACAATGCTTTTGTCGGTAACCATGCTGCTGGTGTTGTTAGCGGTCAAGGATTTTGGTTTGTTGAACCAGACAACGGTTCTGGTACCGCAGACAAAAAGGGAAAGGCGCTAAAGCAGGCCCCAATCCGTCAGTTTGAGGACAATACGGCTCATACAATCATGTTTGATCCCTATGCTTCCGATAACTTGGGCTATCGATTCAATTGGACTGGCAATGGACTGGAATTAGGAGAAAGCTTTACTACCCGTTCGGATAATGCCGCTATCAAGGACTTTACCGCCTGGAAAATTGGTAACATGGCTGTCCAAGTAGGTCCGACGAGAAATGTCAAAATCGAAGATGCTATTCTTGCTGAAGCCAGAGTGATGGTGCAGTCAAAGAGTCGCAGTCGGCGTCCTAGCGATGATCCGCTACAGTTCATTCGGCCTACGCTAGTAGCTGAGACTAACAACAAAGTGGCAGGTCGTGATCTTCAAAGTCTCTTACCTAAGAACTTTCCAGGTCCTTTTCTCCACGAGTCTGCCCGGCCGCTCGAGTTTGTTGAAGCTACAATCATTGGTCAAGACGAGCTAGAGTACCCCAAACGCAAAGAATTTCAAAATCAGCTGACATTCTTGCAAGGAGTCAACAACCTTGAACCTGAGCCAGTCGTTGAACCTGAGCCAGTCGTTGAACCTGACCCAGTTGTTGAGCCTGAGCCAGTCGTCGAACCTGACCCAGTTGTTGAGCCTGAGCCAGTCGTCGAACCTGACCCAGTTGTTGAGCCTGAGCCAGTCGTCGAGCCTGACCCAGTTGTTGAGCCTGAGCCAGTCGTCGAGCCTGACCCAGTTGTTGAGCCTGAGCCAGTCGTCGAGCCTGACCCAGTCGTTGAACCTAAGCCAGTCATACCATCTGACAGTATGGATTTACTGACGCTGTCTCTGATTGATGTGGCAACTGGCAAGCCAATAGAAGGCTTTGAGGATTTGGGCGCGCTTACAGAAATTAATCGAAACGCACTTAACTTTCGAGAGTATAATTTGGTCGCTCGAATCAACAGGTTCAACCCGTCTGCCAAGGCGGTTGAAAGCGTGAAGTTTGAGTCTAATCTGGGCGATCGCATTGAGGACGTTGCACCTTATGCAATCTTCGGAGATAGGAATGGTAACTTCAAAGGAAAGACGTTTCGTAATGGTAGCTACACTATAGAAGCGACTGCCTACTCAGAGAACAATGGAAAAGGAAAAGTGCTGTCTACCGTATCTGCTAGCTACACAGTCGTTCAGGAACCGGTTTCAAGTGAAGTAGAAGCGCAAACAGTATCTATCAATGATATTGCTAACTCAACTTCCAACGTAAGCGATTCGGGCAAGGCCACATTAGATAACAGTGTCATCACAGGAACTAGTCGTGCCGACAAACTTTACGGTGGGGTGGGGAATCAAAAGATATCCGGCCGCGGTGGTGCAGATCAGCTAACTGCAGTGGATACGAATAGCGACATGCCTGGAATAGGCGAGAGAGACGTTCTACTCGGTGGTAAAGGGGCAGACCTGTACGTCCTAGGAAATGCTGATACGGCCTTCTACGACGATGGAGATAGCAACAGTATGGGCCTGTCAGACTATGCGCTCATTCGCGGACTGACGCAAGAAGATACCATTCAGCTACACGGAAAGAAGAGTGATTATCAATTGGGTGCATCGCCTTTAGACAACAAGCAACATTTAGGTATCTTCCTGAAGTCATCGGGTCAAGAGGAGCTAGTAGGTATCGTAGGATCGGGGCAAGGCAAATCGCTCACCCTTGATAGTCCTATCTTCAGCTTCGTATAG
- a CDS encoding sulfotransferase, with translation MNNTNLSPVFIVSSGRSGTTLLRAILNASEQIYIPHESDFFARAYPFYKDQEKFSDEDYNQIVKLFMKASQENGWGMDKDYLLNYLQNASPSSFSEVNRAIYDAYMKIKDLPNLQWGIKHPVLIASVDKIFEVFPKCKIVHIVRDGRDVCLSYQKVHKGSLNKFGPKSPITSALYWIDGLKRIEENDCEQLYELRYEDVLAQSKHELRGLCEFLDIEFTEDLCERYSTSALNRNLLLSQHENTIHGKVKGGIDASNQGKFLTQMPKIDRFVFELLAMPYLIKYRYSIEFPFLSNLVLDSFRQSAYTLARQFNNWRYKRRAVNTFKNLG, from the coding sequence ATGAATAATACAAACTTGTCCCCTGTATTTATCGTAAGTTCTGGTCGATCAGGCACTACGCTCCTGAGGGCTATACTGAACGCGAGTGAACAGATATATATTCCTCACGAAAGTGACTTCTTCGCTAGGGCCTATCCTTTCTATAAAGATCAAGAAAAGTTCTCTGATGAAGACTATAACCAAATTGTGAAGCTATTTATGAAAGCTTCTCAAGAGAATGGCTGGGGTATGGATAAAGACTATCTGCTGAACTACTTACAAAACGCATCCCCCTCAAGCTTCTCCGAAGTCAATAGAGCTATCTATGATGCCTATATGAAGATAAAAGATCTTCCTAATCTGCAGTGGGGAATCAAGCACCCCGTATTGATTGCCAGCGTGGATAAGATATTTGAAGTTTTTCCGAAATGTAAGATAGTACACATCGTTAGGGATGGCCGAGATGTATGTCTTTCGTACCAAAAAGTTCACAAGGGGAGCCTAAATAAGTTTGGGCCAAAAAGTCCGATAACCTCTGCACTTTATTGGATTGATGGTCTCAAGCGGATAGAAGAAAATGATTGTGAGCAGCTATACGAGCTTCGTTACGAGGACGTACTGGCTCAGTCTAAACATGAATTGAGAGGGCTCTGTGAGTTTTTAGACATCGAATTTACGGAAGATCTGTGTGAGAGATATTCTACTTCAGCCCTTAACAGAAACTTACTGTTATCTCAGCACGAAAATACGATTCACGGAAAGGTGAAAGGTGGCATTGATGCTAGCAATCAGGGAAAGTTCTTGACACAGATGCCAAAGATAGATCGGTTCGTGTTTGAGCTACTGGCAATGCCCTATCTCATAAAATATCGATATTCCATTGAGTTTCCTTTTTTATCGAATTTGGTTTTGGACTCGTTTAGACAAAGTGCTTATACCTTAGCTAGACAGTTTAACAATTGGAGATATAAAAGGCGTGCTGTCAATACTTTTAAGAATCTAGGGTAG